The DNA sequence GGTTGTATTTTTTGTCTATAGATTCATGATAGTGTTTGGCAATTTCAACAGGTGTTTCTATTGCTTGTGCACTTTGTGAGATCGTCATTGCCCAAAGTATCAAAATCGAAAGTACAATCCCGATACCTTTTTTCAAAGTTGTTCTTCCCTTCATTTTAGTGTATATCTAAAACCTTACTATAATAGTCTAAAGGGCTCAACTGTCTTTAGATAAAATATAATAAAAGTTTACAAAATAAAAAGCACTTCCATTTCCTTAGAACAGAAGTGCCATATTTGTTCAGTTTATTTACCGTCTAAAGTGTAGAACGGGTTGTCGCTCACATTTGTGCCGCCTTTTAGCAACGCACGGTTTAAATGTAATGTTTCACCATTATGATTTAGTGTGAATTCACCTTTGACAATGATTTGGTTATCATCGCCGATAGAAATTTCAGTATGATTATGGTGTTCATTAGGTTTGCCGTCTTTACGGTTATATTCTAATGCGCCGCTTGGGCAAAGTTCTACAACACGTGCAATTTCATCTGCGCTCGCTTTGCTTGGGTCAATCCATGGGCGTATTTTCGTATCGAATACTTGTGATAAGTTCTTAACACATTCAGCTGCATGAATACAACGTGCAGGTTCAAAAGAGACATCAATGGCTTCGCTCGTATAATTTTTTCTCATGTTATCACTCCTAAATTGAAAGAAAATTCGTAATTTCAATATAGCACAGGTATACAAAAATAAAATTAATTTATCTGTGATAATAAATGAGAATTATAATCAATTGTATAAAATGGTTTAATCACTTGCTTTTAGGATGAATTGCACGTAATATCTAAGTAATTAAAAAAGTAGGGGGCAACCTAAATGACAGAAGTTAAACATGGCAAGAATAGATTTTATGTAGGCAACAGCGAAAATGACTTTCAAGCATTGATGACATATGTACCGACTAGTCCGGATATGTTTATTATTGATCATACTGAGGTATCAGAAGCACTGCGCGGGCAACGTGTAGGTTACGCGCTTGTAGAAGCAGCGGTAAATTATGCAAGAGAGAATGATATGAAAATCGTTCCTTTATGCCCGTTTGCGAAAAGCGTATTCGATAAAACACCTGAATATGCGGATGTATTAAAAAAATAAAACCAATGTATCGACACACGGAGAAATGATATACAAGGCAGTACTCATTCAAGATGGGTGCTGCTTTTTTTATGATTAAACAGTTAATAAGATCATAGATTTTTATCAGTTGACGCAGTAAAGAGACAAAGGTATTATATTAATAATTATACATTTAAATAAATAAAGATGAATTTAAGTCAGAAGGTGACACCATGAGCAAACTATTTCAAAATTATAAACGTGCACAAATTGAATTCGTGAAGGCAGAAGGCAATGTATTAATCGATACCGAAGGCAAGCATTATTTAGATTTTTCTTCTGGTATCGGTGTAACGAACTTAGGCTTTCACCCCTATGTAGAAGCAGCACTCCAACAACAAGCAGATCAGATATGGCACACACCAAATATTTACTTAAACCAACTTCAAGAAGAAGTGACAGAGAAGTTGATGGGTGACACAGAGTATTTAGCTTTCTTTTGTAATAGCGGGGCAGAAGCGAATGAAGCAGCTATCAAACTTGCACGTAAAGCGACAGGAAAACAAGAAATCATAACCTTTAAACAATCTTTTCATGGCAGAACGTTTGGTTCTATGTCTGCGACAGGGCAAGATAAAATCAAACATGGCTTTGGAGATGGTGTACCGCACTTTAAATATGCGGCATTTAATGATTTAGAAAGTGTGAAACAACTGATTACAACAGATACGGCTGCTATTATGCTTGAGCTGATTCAAGGCGAGTCTGGGATTATTATTGCGGATCAAGCTTTTGTTCAAGGCCTTGTACAGCTCTGCAAAGATAAGAATATCTTGTTGATTGTTGATGAAGTACAAACAGGAATGGGACGTACGGGTAAACTTTTCGCATTCGAGCATTATCATATCGAACCTGATATCTATACTCTCGCAAAAGGTTTAGGCAATGGTGTACCAGTAGGGGCGATGTTAGGCAAAGCTGAATTAGGACCAGCTTTTGATTACGGCAGTCATGGTTCGACTTTCGGCGGTAATAAATTAGCAATGGCCGCAAGTTCTGCGACATTAAATGTGATGAAATCCCCTGACTTTCTTGCGAAAAGCTTTGAAAAAGGCGAATACCTGAAAAGACAATTACAAGAAAAACTGAAAGATAAATCCTCTGTCATTGAAGTACGCGGACTGGGACATATGATAGGTATAGAGACAACACAACCCCTGAACGAAGCAGTAGAAAACGCAAGATCAAAAGGATTGATTGTACTCACTGCAGGCACTAACGTCATTCGCTTACTGCCGCCTTTAACTTTAAGCAAAGAAGAAATTGATCAAGGTATCCATATATTAGTTGATGTTTTAACATAACGAAGAAAACTGAGGCACAGCAGTTTGTAATTGCTGGTCTCAGTTTTTATTTCATCAGCTCTACAAATTTAAATAGAGATGATATGATGAAAGAGATAAAAAGGCGGCACATTTGCGTAAGCGAGTCTGTCAGCATAAGGGGAATAAGCACTCATGAAGAAAGTATCAATTAAAGATGTCGCAAAAGAAGCAGGTGTATCCTTAACAACGGTTTCGCACATTTTAAATCATAAACAAGAACGCTTTTCTCAAGCGACAATTGATAAAGTTTTAACGGCTAAAGATAAATTAAATTACATACCAAATAAAAATGCCCAACAATTAAGAGGTCATACGATTAAATTGATCGGTGTCTTAGTACCTAGTTTAACGAATCCCTTCTTTTCAGCTATTATGCAAAGTATGGAACAACATAAACCGGATTACGTGGATTTATTCTTCTTAAGTACTTCAGGCGACCATTTAGAACACAACATCAAGCATTTAGTCGAAAGAGGAATGGATGGTTTAGTTATTGCCCGTTTAATCGACCAGCCTGAAAGTATGAACAACTATTTAGAACGGCATAATGTACCTTATGTTGTATTGGATCAAAGTGAAGATAATGGCTATACCGATATTATTCGAACTGATGAACAAACAGGCGGTGCTTTAGCCGCAGAGCATTTAATCCACCTCAACCATCAACACATAGCTATCGTTCACCCTAATGAAATGATGTCGAATATGCAAGCACGTGTAAAAGGTTTCGAAGATTACTGCAAAACACACAATATTCCTATGCCGGTAAAAATAGAAACAAAATTATCTCCATCCGGCGGTAAACAAATTGCAGAACAAATTATCCAAAGCAATGTGACAGCTGTTTTTGCGATTAATGATGAAATGGCTATCGGTATATTGCGTGGTCTAAGAGAACATGGGAAATCTGTCCCTGAAGATATCTCAGTAGTAGGCTATGACAATATCAGTTTCTCACAATACATGACACCTGCATTGACGACTGTGGCACAACCGATTGCGTTAATAGGCGAAACTGCATTAAGACTGATTGTGAAGAAAGTTACGGACAAAGCACAAGGTGTAGAACGTGTTGAACTGCCGAATAAATTGGTAATCAGAGAAACAACCGATTATTTAAATGAATAATTCTTATTAAAGACGAGGCGCTTATTTTAATATAAGTGCACTCGTTTTTTATTGTGGCGAAAATCTTAAATCGATATGAAAACGTATACAAATGAGTAGAAAAGTGCTAGTATGTGATTAAAGTAAAACGTTTTACTAAAACGACATTCAGAAAAAAATAGAGGTGTTAATCATGAATATAGTCGCTTTGCTTATTGGTTTAGGACCGTTGCTTGGTTGGGGTTTATTCCCGACAATAGCTTCTAAATTCGGAGGTAAGCCGGTTCACCAAATCATCGGTACAACCGTAGGGACGTTGATTTTCGCATTAGTCTTTGCGGGTATTACAGCACAGCATTTCCCTACAGGCATGAATCTAATCTTTGCACTGCTTTCAGGTGCAGGCTGGTGTTTCGGACAGATTTTAACGTTTAAAGCATTTGAATTAATCGGATCATCCAGAGCTATGCCGGTCACAACAGCCTTCCAGCTTTTAGGCGCATCTTTATGGGGTGTATTTGCCCTAGGGAACTGGCCGGGTGTGACAAATAAAATTATCGGCTTTGTCGCATTAATCGTTATTTTAATCGGTGCACGTATGACAGTTTGGAGTGAACATCCAGAAGCACAAAACAGTGGACAGTTAAGAAAAGCAGTTGTCATTTTACTGATTGGTGAAATCGGTTATTGGCTGTATTCAGCTGCACCGCAAGCGACAGACATCGGTGGTAAAGCAGCCTTTTTACCGCAAGCCATGGGTATGGTTTTAGTCGCAGTCATTTATGGCTTAGTCTTTATCAAAAAGGACAATCCATTTAAAAACAAAATTACTTGGCTTCAAATTATTTCAGGTTTCTTCTTCGCATTTGCGGCTTTAACTTATTTAATTTCAGCCCAACCGGATATGAACGGTTTAGCAACAGGCTTTATTTTATCTCAAACATCTGTAGTACTTGCGACATTAACAGGTATTTATTTCTTGAATCAACGCAAAACCAAAAAAGAAATGGCAATCACAGTCATTGGTTTGGTTCTGATTTTAGCTGCGGCTACAGTCACAGTCTTTATTAAATAAACATGGAGGGAATAGAAATGAAGAAAACCCCTGTATTAAATAGTTATGTATCTCAAGCTATCGCAACAATCGGACATTATGATTTACTTACAATTAATGATGCCGGCATGCCGATACCAAATGATGAACGCAGAATCGATTTAGCAGTAACGAAAGCACTGCCGCGTTTCATTGATGTATTAGAAACAGTGTTGAGCGAATTAAAAGTTCAAAAAATCTATTTAGCTGAAGAAATCAAAACAAATAATCCAAAACAATTAAAAGCGATTAAAGGATTGCTTGAAGAAGATGTGGAAATTGAATTTATTCCTCATTCAGAAATGAAAGCATATCTGAGTCATCCTTTAAATAAAGGTAATATCCGTACAGGCGAAATCACACCATTTTCAAATATTATTTTAGAATCTAATGTGACTTTTTAGATAAGGAGTGAACACGATGACGAATAAAGTAGTAATTTTAGGATCAACGAATGTGGATCAGTTCCTAACAGTTGAGCGTTATGCCAAACCAGGCGAAACGCTTCACGTCAAAGAAGGACAAAAGAAATACGGTGGCGGTAAAGGTGCCAACCAAGCGATTGCGACAGCACGTATGAACGCAGATACCACATTTATTTCAAAAGTCGGCAAAGATGGTTTAGCAGACTTTATGTTTGATGGTTTCAAAGAAGCAGGTATGAATACTGAATATATTACAGAATCAGAAACAGCAGATACCGGCCAAGCGTTTATTACAGTCGATAAAGACGGCAGTAATACAATTTACGTCTATGGCGGTGCGAATATGGATATTACACCTGAAGATGTAGAACAAGCTGAAGCAGTAATTAAAGCAGCGGATTATGTAGTGGCACAATTAGAAGTCCCTGTACCGGCAATCATCCGTGCATTTGAAATTGCACGCGAACACAACGTTACAACAATTTTAAACCCTGCACCTGCAAGTGAATTGCCAGAATCACTGTTAAAACTCATCGATGTGATTATTCCGAATGAATTTGAAGCTGAAATTCTATCAGGTATTCCAGTGAAAGATGAAAACTCAATGGCACAAAATGCAGACTACTTCTTAAACTTAGGCATTAAAGTCGTTTTGATTACAATAGGTGCACAAGGTACGTATTACGCTGTAAAAGGCAACTCTGGCCTTGTAAAAGCTTATAAAGTAGATGTAGTAGATACAACCGCTGCAGGCGATACATTCATCGGTGCCTTTGTCAGTGCTTTTGATATGAAACAAATGAATCTAGAAAAGGCCATTGATTTTGCGAATAAAGCAGCTTCTTACACAGTTCAAAAATCAGGTGCACAGATTTCAATTCCATTCGCAAAAGATATTAAGTAGAGCTGTAAAAATCATTAAATTTAAAATCAACGTCTCTTTATACAATTAAAAGAAAGACGTTGATTTTTTATTTATCCCTAAAATTGATTTTATGCATAATGATATTTATCCAACTGATAAGCAGTATAGGTAGTGTCACAAGATTCAGAGCTTCTATGTTCAGCATATGCAGAAGCTGCTGTGGATCCACATCTAAGGCTATCTTAGATATTGATTGCGTGACGACTTGGTATAAAGTTAAATATACTAGAAGCCATTGAATAAAGTACTCTGCAATAGTAAGTACTAAATCGTCATGAAACCACTTTTTGAAAAACGCATGCATTATGAAAAATTCAATGATACTGCTTGCTAAAACAGATAATAAACCGAGGGTAAACAAACTATTTCCTAAATTAATGAATGAATCTATACCTATTATAATAAGCAAACCTAATATAAGTGATAGGCTAGAACTCACAATGAGTATGATGATTAACATTGATGATTTAATAAATACATGCTTGCGCTTTCCTAAATTTGCAAAGTAATCAATTAAGAAGAACATAATGATAATTAAAATGAAATTCAACCAATTCATGGATACATAACCTTTCTTGTCTGGTTCGTGGGTGTGTACAAATTGTAGTAATTTTCTGTATATGAGATAATTACAATCTGTAATATAAATATTATATAATGGAGAACAACATATGAACAATCAATTTCAACAAGAGTATCAAGGCAATTGGTTAAAATTTTCGTTTATCACAGTAGGACTCTTTATTTTAGGCAGCTTTATAGCTGCACCATTTTATTGGCTGATAGCACAAAACCCAGTGAAAGATATATTAATGGTAGCAATAGCATTTTTAGCAGAATCCTTATTATTATTGGTCTTTGTGTTAAAAGTTGAAAAAAATGATTTAACAACAATAGGGATTAAGAAACTGAATATAGGAAGTAACTTAATGAGAGGCGGCAGTTTTGCATTTGTGTTTATGTTGTTAATTATTGTTGGTTTAACAGCAATGCACATGATTGAACTGAACTTAAATATCATGCACGCAGCATTGATAGTAAATGTTCTTTTGACATTTCCAGCATTTTGTATTCAAGCAACGACTGAAGAACTTTTCTTTCGAGGGTACTTACAAACGAGATTAACCAAAAGATATGGGGATGTCTTTTGGTTAATCTCGTTTCATCAATTATGTTTATGTTAGTACATGTGACTAATCCTAATATTACGTTGATTGGTATCGCAAATATTTTCTTGGCAGGTATCTTTTTAAGTTTGGTTTATAGATTAGACGGATCTATATGGTCAGTTGCAGGTTTCCATATCATCTGGAATTTTGTACAAAACTCACTATACGGTATCAATGTCAGCGGTAATTCATTGGGATTGAGTATCATGAATACACACTATCTGAAAGACAACTATTTAACAGGAGGAAGTATGGGAATTGAAGGCAGTATTTTTGTAACTGGATGCTTTGTTATAATCATTCTCTACCTTGTTAGAAAAATAAAAGTACAAAAGATACAATCATAGTACTAAGTAATATAACGTCCTTAGACAGATAAAGCACATCTGTTTAAGGACGTTATTTATTTCTGCTTATCCATATATGAAACAAATAACAACTGTAAGCAGTGTGAGTACCGCAAATATCGCAAAACAAGCACAACATTTAAGCCAAGAACTGATTTGACTTGTAACGATGGATTTAAAGAGATAGTAAGCAAGTATCAGAATAAGGGGAATCAAAACAGGAAGTATGAAAAACCAAATACCTGTCCACACATTTTTGAAAATATGATCAAGGATATTAACAAAGGTATCTCCGCCGATCAGCACTGGAATTATAAATATCAATAAAAAGATAGAAATAACAAACCAGCATCCATTTCCCATACCGCTAGACCGATAATACAAGGCGTTATAATTACGTTTCGTACGAACTTTATTCAATTTCTTCATAGCTGTCTCCTCTTGGTGTGATTTGTATTTGATTATATCACTGTCAAAATGAAAAACGTATATTAATAATGTAATAACAATTATAAGTTTTATAAATATGGATTAAGATTATTTGAGTTTCAACACACGCTGCATATGCATATAGTACACTTTGGTAGATTTTACAGTCTATGAAAGAGGAGAAATAGAAATGAAGAAAAAGATTATCTCAATAGTTATACTTACAATCGGTGTGATGTTGGGTTATGGCAATTACATGCAAGCACAAAATCATACATATCCTAATGACTTAAAGTTGACGACACACAACGTTTATTTCATGCCGCGTGCACTGTATCCTAATTGGGGGCAAGTTCAAAGAGCACAGTTAATACCCAAAGCAGACTATATGCAAAATCAAGATGTTGTTATCTTGAATGAACTTTTTGACGAAACCGCATCACAAGAACTTAGAAATCAATTAAAAGAACAGTACCCGTACCAAACACCAACAGTAGGTAAAGACCAAAGCGAAGCATGGCATCAGACTTCGGGGAATTATGTATCAGCACGATTTACGAGCGGAGGTGTGGGGCTTGTCAGTAAATGGCCGATTGAACGTCAAGAACAACATATCTATACTACAAAAGGATGCGGTGCGGATGCATTAGCTAATAAAGGATTTGCCTATATTAAAATTAATAAAAACGGACATCCATATCATATTATAGGAACACATCTTCAAGCAGAAGATAGTACATGTTCTAAAGGAAAAGATAAAGAAGTCCGAGCGAATCAAATGAAAGAGATTCAGCAGTTTATTAAAGAAAAACAAATTCCTGAAAATGAAGCGGTCTTTATTGGCGGAGATTTAAATGTGATTAAAGGGACAGAAGAATATCAAGCAATGTTCCAAAACTTAAATGCAGCACAACCTACAAGTTATCAAGGTGTACAGTATTCTTGGGATACAAGTACGAATGGTATTGCAAATTATAATTATCCGAAACTATCGCCGCAGCATTTGGATTACATCTTGCCTGAAAAAAATCATGCACAACCTGACACTTGGAATCAAAAAGTACATCAAGAAAAATCTCCGAAATGGACGGTTAAGTCTTGGGGTAAAACATACGAGTACAATGATTATTCGGATCATTACCCCGTTTCAGCATCATCTGATTAATATAACGCGTTGATGAAACACTAATAAATGAGCCGTTTTTGTAGGAATGGTTAAGTGATATGAGAATGAATATAGAAATGCTAAAAAGTTGAACTTTGCAGGTTCAACTTTTTGCGTTTTTAGAAAATCAATTGGAATAAATACATCACAAAGAATGCGCCGATAATCGTCGCAATAATACTTAAAATCTTACCGATAAAACTTAAATGACTAACGATGATACTTTTAATAATGAAAATGGCGATAATGAATAGTACAGGATAAAAAATAAGATAAATAATAAATGAAATAACAGCCCATATACCGCCGAATACATTTTTAGTCAGATTCATAGCATCGCTGTCGCCAGTGAAAAAGCCGACAACCATTATAAAAATCAATAATGCAAAACCACTTGTGCAGCCGCATCCACAACCTTTTTCGGTGGGTTTGAAAATTAACGTACCATCACTTTTCTTATAGAGCTTTCCCTCTACTTCTTCCATATATAACCTCCTATACAATAGATAAAAATAATTATAACATGGTGCAATGCGTTATAAGTATATCTTTTGATAGTTTATTATTATGTTAAAGCAGAGGTAAAAGCATTTGTTGCTATATATAACAGATGATTATACATTCACTCATATGAACATATAGTCGAGTATTTGCCTATATGGATAAGGTTATTTTAATTTTATTAACAATTATCTTAATCCAACTTAATATTCTATTAATATCAAATATCTACAATCAAAGTATCATGCTGAAAAGCAGACCTAACTATAGACAGAGAGGCTGAATTGAAGATGAAACAACATCCATATCGTATAAGTAAATTAACTATCGGTACATCATCTATGATTGCTGCGTCTTTATTCTTTGCAGATCATCATGCGGCGCATGCATCTGGAAGTGCACCTGTATCATCTGATTCATCTGCAGCACAAGCTACGACACAATCTATAGCACAACCAGATTCATCTGGTGAAAGTACTGAACAAACAAGTCGTTCAGAAGCTGTACAACCTTCACAAGGTGTAGTACATACTCAAATAGAAAATAACAATCAACCACAGAATACATCCTCAATTAATAGTGGACAAACAAATAAAGAACAACCGCAAACAACACAAGCGCCAACAACTGATACATCTCAATCAGAAACAACACCATCAAAAGAAACTGAGCCTTCGCCTGCACAATCACCAGAACCAACACAAAACGAGGAACAAGCACAAGTTGCACCGCAAACAGAAACTGAACATCCAGTACAAAATACTAAAGAAACAGAAGCGGATACTGAAGAAGTGGTTCAAACGCAAGCACCGACTGAATCACAACAAACAGTAAAAGTTCCTGAAAATAATACAACAACACAAACTCCTAAAAGTACTACTTCATCTGTAACACCTGAGACTGCACCGACTGCACAACAACAGCCAGAACCCAAATCAACAACAAATACCCAGTCTCAGCAGCAAGTCAAGGCACCTGACCAAACAGCAACAACTCAAAATTCAGGGCAAGTACAATACAAGAATCAAGATCCGATTATTTTAGTACATGGCTTTAATGGTTTAGTGGGTGATAATGCGGCACCTTCCAGCGGCAACTATTGGGGCGGCAACCGTACAGATATTCAACAGGACTTGCGCGATAATGGCTACAACGTACATGAAGCTAATGTCGGTGCCTACAGCAGCAACTATGACCGTGCAGTTGAACTTTATTACTATATTAAAGGCGGCAGAGTCGACTATGGTGCTGCACATTCTCAGAAATACGGACATGAACGTTACGGAAAGACTTATGAAGGGGTTTATCCCCAATGGCAGCCTGGTCAAAAGGTACATTTAGTCGGTCATAGTATGGGCGGTCAAACAATTCGCCAAATGGAAGAGTTCTTACGAAACGGCAACCAAGAAGAAATCGATTATCACCAGCAGCATGGCGGTACGATTTCACCGTTATTCGAAGGCGGGAAAGGCAATATGGTGAGCTCAATTTATACAGTGGCTTCACCGCATAATGGGACACATGCGGCTGACCTTCTAGGCAACGAAGCACTGATTCGCCAAATTCTATATGATAATGCGAAATTGCAAGGCAATAAATATTCGCAAGTAGACTACGGGTTGTCTCAATGGGGGATGAAACAAGGAGAGAATGAATCGTATACAGACTATGTAGACCGTGTCAGAGCGAAAAGTAAAATTTGGACAACAACAGACAATGCTTTATATGACCTCACACGTGAAGGGGCACAAAAGCTGAATGAAAATACGACACTTAACCCAAATATTGTTTATAAATCTTATTCAGGAGAATCGACACGTCCAGGAATCTTAGACAGACAACGTTCTGATATTCATATGGCAACTTCTAAAGTATTGACTGGGAATGTCATCGGCAAAGTAGATGACAAAGAATGGCGTGAAAATGACGGACTGGTTTCAGTGATTTCAGCGCAGCATCCATTTAACCAAAATGCTACACCTATGACAGAACAGCCTCAAAAAGGCGTGTGGCAAGTCAACGCGCTGCAGCATGATTGGGATCACGGAGACTTTGTAGGATCAGATGCACTGGAATCGCAAATTACACCAGAAACGCTGCGTGCTTATTGGTTGGATATCGCAGATGAACTCGTTCAAAACGAAGCTGTAACGAGATAAACAGCATAAAAAACGCATAAGGAGGAACAAACATGACAGGCACACCTCAAGAATTATGGGAATCATTTGTAAGAATCATGAAAGTGTTATTCTCATAAAGTGTATGCGTATCGCTTTTTAAAAGGAGTGATACGCATTTTTTAATAAAAAATAAAAAAAGATCAACTTTAGACTTTACAAAGCGACTATCGCCTATTATAACTTAGTTAAGTTAACTAAACTAAATAAAAAAAGGAAGGCGAAAATAGATGAAAACAAATCAAGCAAATAATAAAAGCAAATCAGGAAAATTCAAATTCGGTCTTATTCTCTTAGTCATTGGTCTCGCTATGTATGGTATTGCTGCAATAACAGGGTTCTTACCTATTGATCTAAAATTGAAAGGTATATTGATTGCTGCAATTCTTATCATTGCAGAGGTCGTTAATATTGTTGCAATTATATTACTTGGAAAAGAAGTCGTTAAAAGATATAAAAGCAAATTGAATCCGAAAAATTGGTTTAAAAAGAAAGAAACAGTACAAATTTCAGATGAACAAGTGAATATTGAGAAAACAGATGAAGACAAATATAATGAAGATAACGTCGTTGTTTTAAATAAAGAAGCTAAAGGAAGTCGTATATATGGAACAACAAAACATCTCTCAAATAGAAAGTATAGCCCAGGAAATAACTAAAATAAATGAAGCCATTGCTATAGAATATGTACAACAAGAAAGAGATGCTGCAAAGTTTAATCTAAACAATAAGCAACATGTGATTATGACTATTTTATCTGAACATCCTGATATGAAACCTAGTGAGTTAGCACAACGTTTAGGTGTTTCTAAAAGTGCTATCAGCCAACAACTTCAAAAGTTAAAAACCAGAGACTATATTTATCTTTATAAAGATGAAAATGATAAACGTGTCTCACTGATTGGACTAGGAAAAAATGGTTTGGCCTATCAACAA is a window from the Staphylococcus sp. IVB6181 genome containing:
- the lip gene encoding YSIRK-targeted triacylglycerol lipase, whose protein sequence is MKQHPYRISKLTIGTSSMIAASLFFADHHAAHASGSAPVSSDSSAAQATTQSIAQPDSSGESTEQTSRSEAVQPSQGVVHTQIENNNQPQNTSSINSGQTNKEQPQTTQAPTTDTSQSETTPSKETEPSPAQSPEPTQNEEQAQVAPQTETEHPVQNTKETEADTEEVVQTQAPTESQQTVKVPENNTTTQTPKSTTSSVTPETAPTAQQQPEPKSTTNTQSQQQVKAPDQTATTQNSGQVQYKNQDPIILVHGFNGLVGDNAAPSSGNYWGGNRTDIQQDLRDNGYNVHEANVGAYSSNYDRAVELYYYIKGGRVDYGAAHSQKYGHERYGKTYEGVYPQWQPGQKVHLVGHSMGGQTIRQMEEFLRNGNQEEIDYHQQHGGTISPLFEGGKGNMVSSIYTVASPHNGTHAADLLGNEALIRQILYDNAKLQGNKYSQVDYGLSQWGMKQGENESYTDYVDRVRAKSKIWTTTDNALYDLTREGAQKLNENTTLNPNIVYKSYSGESTRPGILDRQRSDIHMATSKVLTGNVIGKVDDKEWRENDGLVSVISAQHPFNQNATPMTEQPQKGVWQVNALQHDWDHGDFVGSDALESQITPETLRAYWLDIADELVQNEAVTR
- a CDS encoding transporter suffix domain-containing protein, translated to MKTNQANNKSKSGKFKFGLILLVIGLAMYGIAAITGFLPIDLKLKGILIAAILIIAEVVNIVAIILLGKEVVKRYKSKLNPKNWFKKKETVQISDEQVNIEKTDEDKYNEDNVVVLNKEAKGSRIYGTTKHLSNRKYSPGNN
- a CDS encoding MarR family winged helix-turn-helix transcriptional regulator; the encoded protein is MEQQNISQIESIAQEITKINEAIAIEYVQQERDAAKFNLNNKQHVIMTILSEHPDMKPSELAQRLGVSKSAISQQLQKLKTRDYIYLYKDENDKRVSLIGLGKNGLAYQQSIDDYVQSFTRNCAEQFSYEELIEIRDALTKLQKII